The Polaribacter sp. Q13 sequence AGAAATGAATTTAGAGGCGCTTTAGATTCTGTAGAAAAAGTGCAGGAATTAAAGAATTTAGGAAAAATTAGAATGATAACTCCTGCGGAAGTAAAAGGAATTATCGGTACAGATAAAGTAACAGGTGTTGCTGTTGAGAAAAAAGGTGAAGATGCTTTTATTGTAGATACAGATCATTTTATTCCTTTATTTGGTTTGTCTCCAAAATTAGGTCCAATTGGTAATTGGGGATTAGAGATTGAAAAAAATGCAATTAAAGTAAATAACGCTTTAGACTATCAAACAAATATTCCAGGAATCTATGCTATTGGTGATGTAAACACCTATCCAGGAAAATTAAAATTGATTTTATGTGGGTTCCACGAAGCTACTTTAATGTGCCAGAGTGCATATCAAAGAATTTTTCCAGATAAAAAATATGTAATGAAATACACAACCGTTGGTGGTGTAGAAGGATTTGACGGAACTAAAAAAGAAGCTCCAAAAGCAGTTGTAAAAGCGATAAATTAATCATTCATCGACAAGATTTCAAAAACCTTGTAGGTATATAATTGTTAGGTTTACTTAATTTAGTAGACAATATTAATAAAGAGATTAACAAAGACCTCAAAGCTTTTTAAAACCTTTGAGGTCTAATCAACCAAATTCATTACTTTTGGCGTTGGTAAAAAATGTAAAATGAGCGTAGATATAAACATTAAAATAACTGATAGAAATGGTGTAATGCATGAAGTTGTAGCACCTACAGACATGGCAATGAACCTTATGGAAGTAGTTCGTTCTTACGAATTAGCAGAAGAAGGAACTATTGGTATTTGTGGCGGAATGGCTATGTGTGCTTCTTGTCAGTGTTATGTAAATTCAGATAACGAATTACCAGAAATGTCAGATGATGAAGACGCTATGTTAGCAGAAGCATTTAATGTAGAAGATAATAGTAGGTTAGGTTGTCAGATACAAATGACGCCAGCAATGGAAGGGTTAGAAGTTACTTTAGCACCAGAAATGTAAACGGCAAGAATGAAAGAAACAGCACAAATAGTTACATTTAAAAACTACAGCATGTGTTTAAGAGATGCCGTAGAAATTTTCACCAAACAGTTAATTAATAACTTGTTTGATGAACGTCATTTGTCTGAA is a genomic window containing:
- a CDS encoding 2Fe-2S iron-sulfur cluster-binding protein; its protein translation is MSVDINIKITDRNGVMHEVVAPTDMAMNLMEVVRSYELAEEGTIGICGGMAMCASCQCYVNSDNELPEMSDDEDAMLAEAFNVEDNSRLGCQIQMTPAMEGLEVTLAPEM